ATTCAAAAtacttaccaaattttcaaaaagagATGCGCTGCTGCTAATTACTATTTTCTATTGTTATTATTGCGCACCTATCTGCTAGAAGGAAATTAGAGTTATGATGCTAAGTGCAAGAAACGATTGgtaaatgatataaaaaaagttTGTAGCGTGTGTTgggtattaaataaataacaattaggCTTTATTTACTGAGTTTATTCAATGCGCAACATTTTACAGAATAATAAACACGATATTCCGTAATACATAATGAAGTTCGGACATTGTGAAATGGAAAAGACATTAGAAAATCAATTTATATGTCATATTGTTAAAACGTACAGACAACAGCGCATGAAATTATGTCCGTGTAAATTATCCGCGCGTGAACGATCGTGCAAaagcatacatacatatgttatactcATTTTGAGACACATTCGTACATCATCGAAAGATGCGGCAATTGATGAAGCTGAGAAATTCTCTCGGTGTTGAAATAAAACTAAACTGGACGTTACGAAAGTTCGTATATTAGCATTCTTGAAAGCACTATTTTTACCTTGTCTGTGGTGCTTTTATTTCTGCAGTTACATTTTCGAGGACGGTGAGTTGCAACGAATCAATAACGATAATCTTTAATTCTACAGGTGATAATTATTACGagagttttaaaattaaatgtctCAGCTTCATCGAAAGCGGCAGATCGCGTACAATTCTTTATTTGTAACCAACACGGATTATCGATTGTTGTCACGTATTTTATTAATAGACAAATGCGTACGTCGCTCGTCGCTAGTCAAGAATGCAAAAGGGTATAACAGATTCGGACACGAACACTATTTGGACCGTGGAGACTTTAACAACGTTGGCAGCGCTTCGGGAATTCGACGAGCGAAATCCGTTTACTTCCGACAGACGAATTGGATCCCTTTCACCGAATTATCAGCGCAAGACATTAGAACCAGTCCGATTGAAAGAAACAGAAACGAGCgttctatttttttaaaaaaaggtACCTCGATACAAACCAATTTCTTTGCCTTTTCGCACATACTTTTTCTAAATTTATCAAGTGATATTAATGTTTCACTTATTCGCAGGTACGGCTCGTTTAAGGTGCACAGAAGGCACGTTTCGCGTGCACAACATTTATGGcgatggtaattgtatgttcCGAGCGATTAGCTACATTCTCTGGCGGAACGAAGGCGAGCATCGATATCTGCGTTCAATGGTGTGCTTTATATGCTTCTCAAACGCGATTAGACATTCAAGCTATTTGTTATAAGACAAACTGCTCAAAATACTCGGAAGATTCTATGTCCGATTGATACGAAAAAACACTGATCTAAAATAATAACGATAGAGTATTCTAAGCAATTCATTCTTAAAACTCTGGACACATTCCACTCTACCGCGTTAACCGACTCGGAGTCAACTTGTGACTGCTTTAAACTCGAAATTTTCTACACAGTATCACAAACGCATGAAACTCGTTACAATAGATAACATGTAGTACGAATTCTGTTCGATGTTTCCTGTTCAACAGGTCGTGCAACACATCAAAGAGAATTGGCACGAGTACGGACCATTTGTGATGGCCGAATGGAACATATCCGACCGACAGAcgtattgtgattatatgaacaTGGTTGGCACGTTCGCCAGTGAGCTCGAGTGCACGGTGGCGACGAAGATGTATTACATGAACCTATCCATATACCGCGAAATCAACGAGAGACAAGAGTTAAAACGAGTCTTTCATAATCACGTTAGTTCTCGATATGAAACTGCGAGATTACTATTTACTGGAAACTCGGACAACGGTCATTATGACGTCCTGCTTCCCGACTAACATTCTTCACGAGACCAATCTCATCCGTACTCGAGTtaatcaaatttcaagatttacgtGTACACCTTTTTAAAATTCTGCAAAGAATTTAAGAAGGTTTTGTCTTGGGACTCTTAACGCGTCGTAGATATatcgaaaaattaatatttattttgtttcgaaTAAAAGTTTCTGTTATACGAATCGTTGCGTCTAATTTCTTTTACGCGAAGAACTAACGGACACTTTAATCCTTGTCATTACAGTTCGTAGATTATCAAATTATCCATCTTCGTTATCTTCTGTACTGACTCAGTTTCTTCAAGTAGAAAATAA
This genomic window from Megachile rotundata isolate GNS110a chromosome 14, iyMegRotu1, whole genome shotgun sequence contains:
- the LOC100876741 gene encoding uncharacterized protein LOC100876741 is translated as MSQLHRKRQIAYNSLFVTNTDYRLLSRILLIDKCVRRSSLVKNAKGYNRFGHEHYLDRGDFNNVGSASGIRRAKSVYFRQTNWIPFTELSAQDIRTSPIERNRNERSIFLKKGTARLRCTEGTFRVHNIYGDGNCMFRAISYILWRNEGEHRYLRSMVVQHIKENWHEYGPFVMAEWNISDRQTYCDYMNMVGTFASELECTVATKMYYMNLSIYREINERQELKRVFHNHVSSRYETARLLFTGNSDNGHYDVLLPD